The following nucleotide sequence is from Paenibacillus andongensis.
TACAAAATACTCCTATACTTATAAAATACAAATAGGATTTACATACTTCTCAAGGGGCCATACATACATGAACTCGAAAATCTCTATGCAAGACATCGCCGATATGTTGGGCATTTCCAAGAATGCGGTCTCCCTGGCCCTTAATAATAAACCTGGCGTCAGCGAAGACTTGCGTTTTCGTATTTTCGAAGCAGCGAATCAGTTGAACTACCGGACAGATACCAAAGCAAAAAAGAAACGCGGGAACCTGCTCGTCTTAATCCCCGAAAACATTCGCAATGATAAAATCTTCTACTATGAAGTGTTCTGGTCTATAGAAAAAAGAGCCAAAGAAATTGGCTACAACGCCATTATCTGCGGTGTTACACAAGAGATGGAGGATCAACTCATCCTGCCGGAGCTTTATCATGAAATTGAATTTCAAGGCATCTTACTCGTTGGCGTCCTGCCTCTTAACTATGTTCGAATGCTTTTTGACTTGGGAATTCCTCTCGTTACGGTGGATCATTATTACGATAGCTTACAGCTTGACGCTGTTGTGACAGCGAATGCTGAAGAGGCTTACAAAATCGTCAATCATCTCATTGACAAAGGTCATCGGCAAATTGGTTTTATCGGTGCGATTAGCAAGTCGAAGAGCTTCAAAGAACGCTGGTCCGGGTACCAAAATGCCTTATCTGATGCGGGGCTGGCAATCGATACGAATCACAGTATCGTCAATCCCTCATCACTGGAGGCGCTAAATTCCACCCCCTCTGAGTTAGCAGCTCATCTTGATGCGATGACTTCCTTGCCGTCAGCCTGGTTTTGTGCGGATGATCGCATTGCGATCTCCTTCATTCAAATCCTTATTTCCAAAGGCCACAAGGTACCGGAGGATTTCTCCGTTGTCGGGTTCGGCGATATTGAAGCGGCTCAAATGATCGCTCCTCGCTTAACGACGATCCAAGTGCAGCGGGAACAGCTCGGCTATGAAGCCGTGGATTTTCTCGTTCGTAGGATCGATGTCAGCGGAAGCCCTGCGAAGATTTCCATCTATGGAAAACTCATCGAGCGTGATTCCTGTAGAGCACTGGGATAAAGATAATCTTTTGAATTCCTCTGACCATCAGAAAATGTTATAATGTCTGTTAGACGAAGAACGTCCTTGAGCCATGTGGCGCAAGGGCGTTTTTTTATTCTTTTATAGGGAGGAAATTGCCAAATGCCAGCAAAACATGCAGTTCAATCTCTTTTAGCGTTGTTTAATTAACCTACAAGTTATACAATGAATAAAAACTTTAGAATGAGGTCCCACTATGCAAATTGAGGTTTCGACCAAAAATATGTCCTTTCTAGAATGTTTCTCCTCGGAGACCCGAGTGAAAATCATTGAGCTCCTAGGTGAAGAACCTTTGAATATCAAACAATTATCACAGCGGTTGGAGATTTCATCCGCTATTGTGACTAAGCATATACAGAAGCTAGAACAAGCCGGAATTGTTATGTCCGAAAGTATGACAGGTGTTCGCGGAACACAGAAAGTATGTTATCTGCAGCTCGAGCAAGCCATGCTTCAGTTCAAAGCAAAGAAACCGTATGAACATCCGACGAATACGATTTCAATTCCGGTTGGACAATACTCATCCTTCGAGGTGAGGCCTACGTGCGGTCTAGCTTCGCCTACGCAAATCATCGGTGTCATTGATGATCCGAGATATTTTGCTGACCCCCATCATGTGCACGCCGGCATCCTCTGGTTCGGCAGCGGTTATGTGGAATATAGAATCCCTAACTTTTTTCACAGCAATCAAAAGCTTCGCTCGATGGAAATTTCTTTTGAAATCTGTTCCGAGGCACCAGGCTTTAACGAGAATTGGCCATCTGATATTTCTTTCTTTATCAATGAAATTCCCTTAGGTCAGTGGACCAGCCCCGGTGATTTCGGAAAACAAAGAGGCGTACTATCTCCGGAATGGTGGGGAAATGGCTT
It contains:
- a CDS encoding LacI family DNA-binding transcriptional regulator, which encodes MNSKISMQDIADMLGISKNAVSLALNNKPGVSEDLRFRIFEAANQLNYRTDTKAKKKRGNLLVLIPENIRNDKIFYYEVFWSIEKRAKEIGYNAIICGVTQEMEDQLILPELYHEIEFQGILLVGVLPLNYVRMLFDLGIPLVTVDHYYDSLQLDAVVTANAEEAYKIVNHLIDKGHRQIGFIGAISKSKSFKERWSGYQNALSDAGLAIDTNHSIVNPSSLEALNSTPSELAAHLDAMTSLPSAWFCADDRIAISFIQILISKGHKVPEDFSVVGFGDIEAAQMIAPRLTTIQVQREQLGYEAVDFLVRRIDVSGSPAKISIYGKLIERDSCRALG
- a CDS encoding ArsR/SmtB family transcription factor; protein product: MSFLECFSSETRVKIIELLGEEPLNIKQLSQRLEISSAIVTKHIQKLEQAGIVMSESMTGVRGTQKVCYLQLEQAMLQFKAKKPYEHPTNTISIPVGQYSSFEVRPTCGLASPTQIIGVIDDPRYFADPHHVHAGILWFGSGYVEYRIPNFFHSNQKLRSMEISFEICSEAPGFNENWPSDISFFINEIPLGQWTSPGDFGKQRGVLSPEWWGNGFTQHGLLKIITVNPQGSYLDGTKISDVTIQDLHISFAKDIHFRIASLEDSANCGGITLFGKQFGNYEQDIVVTMHEDK